A region from the Leptospira venezuelensis genome encodes:
- a CDS encoding ABC transporter permease, translated as MVKVLDRKAFRELLAWKSQAITITLVIASGIAVYLTSLSAYDSLLISRNNFYAEYSLSQGFVSLHKAPESIILDISKIPGVSYAEGRIIKDIVLDFESESIPSGGRIVTLTEGLNRLAVLQGRLPREKDETVISEAFSLANQLSPGSKITAVLDGKKKMLTVSGIALSPEYVYVFRPGGFLPDDKHYGILWMKKESVEEIFDMSGAVNDIIFDFAPSAEKNSVLKEVDLNLTSFGGLGSYDRDKLPSHSFLRDEFKQLRTTAFSIPMVFLGVAAFLLHIVSSRMISKQREQIATLKALGYGDRSIAFHYLKIILFVCLLGSFLGIIFGYYLGTGMVDLYGEYYRFPNLKFLFDPILAVQGILIGIVSGVAGSLLSIRNATSLQPAQAMRPPSPENFSTSFLEEYWKDLPVIYRIAIRNLVRRPGRTLLFVLGVSSSVMIMILGLFSRDTMSSILKIQFEDLQRDTVTLNFQNAISSDSILELEKKEGILLVEGYRAVPIRIRYGNSSKEIVLTGMSVNSSLRRLINERGQNVPVPEDGILLNSGLAEKFGIHKGDKIQLEVLEGQRIKTEIEVTGTINEILGQGAYKEIQSLNRLLREGDQINIAALWSDSSKEEALLNELKSYPKISGVSTRARTLKIFYELMSRSVLTTSLVIMIFACIISVGVIYNTALISLSERAFELGSLRILGFTKTEVFIILSGELTIVILASLPLGCLFGYFSGYGILNTVETEGFKIPLFISLKTYLISIFTVLITSVFSFWILYIKIRSLDLISVLKVRE; from the coding sequence TTGGTAAAGGTCTTAGACAGAAAAGCGTTCAGGGAATTACTAGCATGGAAATCCCAGGCAATTACCATCACGTTGGTGATTGCTTCCGGGATCGCCGTCTATCTAACTTCCTTAAGCGCATATGATTCGCTCCTAATCTCAAGGAATAATTTTTATGCAGAATATTCTCTGTCCCAAGGATTCGTTTCACTCCATAAGGCACCTGAATCCATAATTTTAGATATTTCTAAAATACCAGGAGTTTCGTACGCAGAAGGAAGAATAATCAAAGATATAGTTTTGGATTTTGAATCCGAATCTATTCCCAGCGGAGGAAGAATAGTCACCTTAACGGAAGGTTTAAATCGTTTAGCAGTGTTACAAGGACGGCTTCCTCGAGAAAAAGACGAAACTGTGATCAGCGAGGCTTTTTCTTTAGCAAACCAATTGAGCCCAGGCTCCAAAATCACGGCAGTTTTAGACGGAAAGAAAAAAATGCTGACCGTTTCAGGAATCGCACTTTCACCCGAATATGTATATGTTTTTCGCCCGGGTGGATTTCTACCGGATGATAAACATTACGGGATCCTATGGATGAAAAAAGAAAGTGTAGAAGAGATCTTCGATATGAGTGGAGCTGTAAACGATATCATATTTGATTTTGCACCATCCGCAGAAAAAAACTCAGTGCTCAAGGAAGTGGACCTAAATCTCACCTCGTTCGGGGGCTTAGGCTCTTACGATAGGGACAAACTTCCATCTCATTCTTTTTTGAGAGATGAATTCAAACAATTAAGAACAACAGCATTCTCTATTCCCATGGTATTTTTGGGAGTGGCGGCCTTCCTCCTTCATATAGTCTCTTCTAGAATGATCTCTAAACAAAGGGAACAGATCGCTACTTTAAAAGCATTAGGATATGGAGATAGAAGTATCGCTTTCCATTATTTAAAGATAATATTGTTTGTTTGCCTCTTAGGCTCCTTTCTGGGAATCATATTCGGATACTATTTGGGTACAGGGATGGTAGACCTATATGGAGAGTATTACAGATTTCCGAACTTAAAATTCCTTTTTGATCCCATATTGGCAGTCCAGGGAATATTGATCGGCATCGTTTCGGGGGTGGCGGGTTCGTTATTATCGATCCGAAACGCTACTTCTCTCCAACCTGCCCAAGCAATGAGACCACCCTCTCCTGAAAATTTTTCCACGAGTTTTTTGGAAGAGTATTGGAAAGATCTTCCTGTAATATACAGGATCGCCATACGGAATCTAGTCAGAAGGCCAGGAAGGACCTTACTATTCGTATTGGGAGTTTCTTCTTCCGTAATGATCATGATCCTGGGTTTATTCTCCAGAGACACAATGTCTTCTATCCTAAAAATACAATTCGAAGATCTGCAAAGGGACACAGTTACATTAAATTTTCAGAATGCAATCTCGTCCGATTCCATTTTGGAATTAGAAAAAAAAGAAGGAATCCTGTTGGTCGAAGGTTATAGAGCAGTGCCGATCCGCATCCGTTACGGAAATTCGAGTAAGGAAATCGTTCTTACTGGGATGTCAGTAAATTCCTCTCTCAGGAGATTAATCAACGAAAGAGGACAAAACGTTCCCGTCCCGGAAGATGGGATCCTTTTAAATTCCGGTTTGGCCGAAAAATTTGGGATTCATAAAGGGGATAAAATACAACTGGAAGTATTGGAAGGACAAAGGATCAAAACAGAAATAGAAGTAACCGGGACCATCAACGAAATTTTAGGACAAGGAGCTTATAAAGAGATACAGTCCTTAAACCGATTGTTAAGGGAAGGAGATCAAATAAACATTGCTGCGCTTTGGAGCGACTCCTCCAAGGAAGAAGCTTTATTGAACGAATTAAAATCTTATCCCAAAATTTCAGGAGTGTCCACCCGAGCAAGAACCTTAAAAATATTTTACGAACTGATGTCCAGAAGTGTATTAACTACATCCTTGGTTATAATGATTTTTGCATGTATTATTTCAGTCGGAGTGATCTATAATACCGCATTAATCTCACTTTCGGAAAGGGCTTTCGAATTAGGTAGTCTAAGGATTTTAGGTTTTACTAAAACTGAAGTTTTCATAATATTATCCGGAGAATTAACCATAGTAATCTTAGCATCATTACCTCTGGGTTGTTTGTTCGGTTATTTTTCCGGATATGGGATTTTAAACACGGTGGAAACGGAAGGATTCAAGATCCCTTTATTCATTTCTCTTAAAACGTATTTAATTTCCATCTTTACAGTTCTAATTACATCTGTATTTAGTTTCTGGATACTTTACATTAAAATAAGATCATTGGATCTGATCTCCGTATTAAAGGTTAGAGAATAA
- a CDS encoding ABC transporter ATP-binding protein, whose product MKKSGKNDPKDLVFETVKLGKIYDMGQVKVPALTDINVRFFRSEFSVLLGPSGSGKSTLLNILGGLDSPSSGEILFNKQRLESGQNEDLTEFRRKYVGFVFQFYNLIPSLTAEENVKLVTDISDNPMSTSEALDLVGLTDRKNHFPSQLSGGEQQRVAIARAIVKRPEILLCDEPTGALDFKTGKIVLDAISKINKELGTTTIIITHNVSIASIADRVVEMRDGSIVSDKPNLHKTTTEKLHW is encoded by the coding sequence ATGAAAAAATCCGGAAAAAACGATCCGAAAGATCTGGTCTTTGAAACCGTTAAACTAGGCAAAATTTACGATATGGGCCAAGTGAAGGTTCCTGCTTTGACGGATATTAATGTTCGATTTTTTCGATCCGAATTTTCAGTTCTATTGGGACCAAGTGGCAGCGGAAAATCCACCTTATTGAATATATTAGGAGGATTAGATTCTCCTAGTTCGGGAGAAATCCTTTTTAATAAACAACGTTTAGAATCAGGACAAAACGAAGACCTCACCGAGTTCAGAAGAAAATATGTAGGATTCGTATTCCAATTTTATAATTTAATCCCAAGTCTGACTGCCGAAGAAAACGTAAAACTTGTTACAGATATTTCCGACAACCCGATGTCTACCTCCGAAGCGTTGGATCTGGTCGGCCTAACAGATAGAAAAAACCATTTTCCTTCTCAACTTTCCGGAGGAGAACAACAAAGAGTCGCAATTGCAAGAGCCATAGTCAAAAGACCTGAAATACTTCTCTGCGATGAACCTACTGGGGCCTTGGATTTTAAAACTGGAAAGATTGTATTAGACGCTATTTCTAAGATCAATAAAGAGTTAGGCACTACAACTATCATAATCACACATAATGTAAGTATCGCTTCCATAGCAGATCGAGTCGTTGAAATGAGAGATGGATCCATAGTATCCGACAAACCGAATTTACATAAAACTACTACAGAGAAACTTCATTGGTAA
- a CDS encoding LptF/LptG family permease — MQFSLPEIRPKEWIHRIKEEFFPPRILDKYVFSEFVKIFVGALITLGFLALMSSYSDIKGDMASSKGGKIHGWLFILLRLPQMLIQYIMNIAILFSVSFTVGQFSANKELVAMMAAGISFRRIVTPIVAFSCVLWFAAFFLKQTVVAPLNARANEEHRMLKEGDQNTLVGVVYQKHFKGQEGFYYIYYYDTKEEEIKGGFNYICLTKEQTPDYLLVAQKAKFDYQKGVWVLKGVEETKFDDELQVVSVQKFTEKEYTLPEKPDYFKKLKGSVEEMNFFELSEEKENRIRKGLSYGDVDIAKHTLFAEPLLIVVLTLVGCASGFFTKRMAIVSSLGVSIGVALLYMIMDPSFKSLGENEVIPIWLASWITPMLFLSGLYVIYKRLKV; from the coding sequence ATGCAATTCAGTCTTCCCGAAATCCGTCCTAAAGAATGGATCCATAGAATTAAGGAGGAATTTTTCCCTCCTAGGATCCTGGATAAGTATGTATTCTCAGAGTTTGTAAAAATATTTGTCGGGGCATTGATCACTTTAGGATTTTTGGCCCTTATGTCTTCCTATAGTGATATCAAAGGAGACATGGCGTCTTCCAAAGGTGGAAAGATCCACGGTTGGCTTTTCATTTTACTCAGACTTCCTCAGATGCTCATACAATACATCATGAACATCGCAATATTATTCTCCGTATCTTTCACTGTAGGACAATTTTCGGCGAATAAAGAATTAGTAGCGATGATGGCTGCTGGGATCTCTTTCAGAAGAATCGTAACCCCAATTGTAGCATTCAGTTGTGTTCTTTGGTTTGCTGCATTTTTCTTAAAACAAACTGTTGTAGCTCCCTTAAATGCAAGAGCGAACGAAGAACATAGAATGTTGAAAGAAGGAGACCAGAACACTTTAGTAGGAGTGGTCTACCAAAAACATTTCAAGGGCCAAGAAGGTTTTTACTATATTTACTATTATGATACTAAAGAAGAAGAGATCAAAGGTGGATTTAATTATATCTGCCTGACAAAGGAACAAACTCCTGACTATCTTTTAGTAGCTCAAAAAGCAAAGTTCGATTATCAAAAAGGAGTCTGGGTTCTAAAAGGTGTAGAAGAGACCAAATTCGACGATGAGCTACAAGTAGTCTCCGTTCAAAAGTTTACTGAGAAGGAATACACTCTTCCCGAAAAGCCTGACTATTTTAAGAAGTTAAAAGGTTCTGTAGAAGAAATGAACTTCTTCGAACTATCAGAAGAAAAGGAAAATAGAATTCGTAAAGGTCTATCATACGGAGACGTGGACATAGCAAAACATACATTGTTTGCAGAACCTTTACTCATTGTGGTATTAACGTTAGTAGGTTGTGCCAGCGGATTTTTTACCAAAAGAATGGCTATTGTTTCCTCGCTTGGGGTAAGTATCGGAGTAGCTCTTCTTTATATGATCATGGACCCTTCTTTCAAATCCTTAGGAGAAAACGAAGTAATACCCATCTGGCTTGCGAGTTGGATCACTCCTATGCTTTTCTTATCAGGACTATATGTAATCTATAAAAGGCTAAAAGTCTGA
- a CDS encoding HEAT repeat domain-containing protein produces MKKSAITFAILATLIFTVSVSAEKSTEDHIKALSSGSDQEKIEASRYLGDKKEKSAIPELINLLNRANDPKVAVPAGIALGQIGEAGDSTIALKNKVISSDNGDIVYTALVSILNIVIKNEKAEDAAKEAVEFADKNRRSDEFVSDFLNVLTKKLKG; encoded by the coding sequence ATGAAAAAAAGCGCCATTACGTTCGCAATACTCGCCACTCTTATTTTTACAGTTTCGGTTTCTGCCGAAAAAAGTACGGAAGATCATATTAAGGCACTCTCCAGCGGATCCGATCAGGAAAAAATCGAAGCTTCCCGTTATTTGGGAGATAAAAAAGAAAAGTCCGCCATTCCAGAATTGATTAATCTTCTGAACCGCGCGAACGATCCTAAGGTTGCAGTTCCTGCTGGGATTGCTCTTGGTCAAATCGGAGAAGCTGGTGATTCTACTATCGCTCTGAAAAACAAAGTGATCAGCTCTGATAACGGAGACATCGTTTATACTGCTCTTGTTTCTATCCTAAACATCGTGATAAAAAATGAGAAAGCTGAAGACGCCGCGAAAGAAGCTGTTGAGTTTGCAGATAAAAATCGTAGATCCGACGAGTTTGTTTCCGACTTCTTAAACGTTCTCACTAAAAAACTGAAGGGTTAA
- a CDS encoding HesA/MoeB/ThiF family protein, which produces MLSPEELSRYSRNILLNEVKRAGQEKLKKSVVTVIGAGGLGSPALLYLGAAGIGNIRIIDSDIVDTTNLQRQIIFKHSDIGKSKSEASSENLRSLNPYIKIEGIQERLTQENAKDLLSGSDLVLEGSDNFDTKFLTNDICVAEKIPFITAGVLRFEGMVMGVRPGKDACFRCVYENPPAPEHVPSCADAGVIGSMAGIIGTIQATESIQFLLSDFKRESGLFGRILQVDSKFMEFRTISTIRRKDCIVCGGLH; this is translated from the coding sequence GTGTTGAGTCCGGAAGAACTGAGTCGCTATTCCAGGAATATTCTTCTAAACGAAGTTAAGCGTGCCGGTCAGGAAAAACTCAAAAAATCCGTAGTAACGGTAATCGGAGCCGGGGGTCTTGGATCTCCGGCTTTGTTGTATTTAGGGGCCGCGGGAATAGGAAATATTCGGATCATAGACTCCGATATCGTAGACACCACCAATCTACAAAGACAGATCATATTCAAACATTCCGATATAGGAAAATCTAAATCGGAAGCATCTTCCGAAAACCTTAGATCATTAAATCCTTATATAAAGATAGAAGGTATACAGGAGCGACTAACACAAGAAAATGCAAAAGATCTATTGAGCGGCTCGGACCTCGTATTAGAAGGTTCTGATAATTTCGATACTAAGTTTTTAACTAACGATATATGCGTCGCCGAGAAGATCCCTTTTATCACCGCCGGAGTACTTCGTTTTGAAGGAATGGTAATGGGAGTGCGTCCTGGAAAAGATGCCTGTTTTAGATGTGTTTATGAAAATCCTCCGGCTCCGGAACATGTACCGTCCTGCGCGGACGCAGGAGTGATAGGTAGTATGGCAGGGATTATAGGTACCATTCAAGCCACAGAGAGTATTCAGTTTTTATTAAGTGATTTTAAAAGAGAATCTGGTCTATTTGGAAGAATTTTGCAAGTAGATTCCAAGTTTATGGAATTTAGGACAATTTCTACAATCAGACGTAAAGATTGTATCGTATGCGGTGGTCTTCACTGA
- a CDS encoding LA_0442/LA_0875 N-terminal domain-containing protein, with amino-acid sequence MFYLKRIFVLSLLVFLPINIFSETQYVYLKDGRILKGEVLHQNTDKIRFKNSEGKEEEILKKFIERIVFKKPDIEAKREQETKLKAEREAKLKRKLEAKLKAEQKAKLKIEQDAKRKAEQEEKLKTEQEAKLKVEQETKLKAEQEAKLKTEEEEKERKIEEEIEQIVVEEKPKSETQPQPSAETHKLEILAGIGRSKYESQVPNFHRGVEGYATVLGGRGGFFNFPPARKDSDAKTINLRYTWNRFIGEIGGSHMNSLESTTSVGYIVYPDLSSNVVSQGAFTAQAPFSTISYKQVNAQISYTAYKHSLFEIRPILGYHKIWQTGKDNSTYDISPKDPNNSSSVDWVIRYGTSFSDYLSGPSVGLAIESKWKEKWETRLELQRQFLHGNSVFTRDQIALILGGAYENRTAQNNEWKVDGLNISGKLIYHWKDSVFFWGGFQYSKLSYKMQNFGGDLDLSGDPVSAYVTSILIQSLTQGLASNSVAKAIYLGAGYSLDFSKKETQ; translated from the coding sequence ATGTTTTATTTGAAACGAATTTTCGTTTTAAGCTTACTCGTCTTCCTTCCAATAAATATTTTTTCCGAAACACAATATGTATATTTGAAAGATGGAAGAATTCTCAAAGGAGAAGTTTTACATCAAAACACTGATAAAATCAGATTCAAAAACTCAGAAGGGAAAGAAGAAGAGATTCTAAAAAAATTTATCGAAAGAATCGTTTTTAAAAAACCCGATATCGAAGCAAAGCGGGAACAAGAAACAAAGCTAAAAGCTGAACGAGAAGCTAAGCTAAAACGAAAGTTAGAAGCAAAACTTAAGGCCGAGCAAAAAGCGAAGTTAAAAATTGAACAGGACGCAAAACGTAAAGCTGAACAAGAGGAAAAACTAAAAACAGAGCAAGAAGCAAAGCTAAAAGTCGAACAAGAAACAAAACTGAAAGCGGAACAAGAAGCAAAACTGAAAACTGAAGAAGAGGAGAAAGAGAGAAAAATCGAGGAAGAAATTGAACAAATCGTCGTCGAAGAAAAGCCTAAATCAGAAACACAACCTCAACCGTCAGCGGAAACTCATAAACTAGAAATACTTGCAGGGATCGGCAGAAGTAAATATGAAAGCCAAGTTCCGAATTTTCATAGAGGAGTAGAAGGATACGCAACGGTATTGGGAGGCAGGGGAGGCTTTTTTAATTTTCCTCCGGCTCGCAAAGATTCAGATGCGAAAACGATAAATCTTAGATATACCTGGAATCGTTTCATAGGAGAAATCGGTGGTTCTCATATGAATTCTTTGGAATCTACGACTAGTGTAGGATACATCGTCTATCCGGATCTCTCTTCAAATGTAGTAAGTCAAGGAGCATTCACAGCCCAAGCTCCCTTTAGTACAATCAGCTATAAACAAGTAAACGCGCAAATTTCTTATACAGCATATAAACATTCTCTGTTTGAAATCAGACCTATATTAGGTTATCATAAAATTTGGCAAACTGGGAAGGACAATTCTACTTACGATATATCTCCAAAAGATCCGAATAATTCCAGCAGTGTGGATTGGGTCATAAGATATGGAACTAGCTTCAGCGATTATCTAAGCGGCCCATCAGTCGGACTCGCGATCGAATCTAAGTGGAAAGAGAAATGGGAAACTCGTCTCGAACTACAAAGGCAATTTTTACACGGAAATTCAGTTTTCACCAGAGATCAAATCGCCTTAATTCTTGGAGGAGCTTATGAAAATAGGACCGCACAAAACAATGAATGGAAAGTGGATGGTTTAAATATTTCCGGAAAACTAATCTACCACTGGAAAGATTCCGTCTTCTTTTGGGGAGGATTTCAATATTCCAAATTATCCTATAAAATGCAAAACTTCGGAGGAGATTTGGATTTAAGTGGAGATCCGGTTTCTGCGTACGTTACTTCCATTTTAATCCAATCTTTGACACAAGGACTTGCAAGCAACTCCGTTGCAAAAGCGATCTATTTAGGAGCGGGATATTCTTTAGACTTCTCTAAAAAGGAAACTCAGTGA